A single region of the Musa acuminata AAA Group cultivar baxijiao chromosome BXJ1-11, Cavendish_Baxijiao_AAA, whole genome shotgun sequence genome encodes:
- the LOC135596962 gene encoding protein indeterminate-domain 12-like, translated as MSNITGDGGSFSSGTNTGEDEVHKQRRLFYGSPAAAANIDIAASQLLPVKKKRSLPGTPDPNAEVIALSPTTLMATNRFVCEICHKGFQRDQNLQLHRRGHNLPWKLRQRSSAETRKRVYVCPEPTCVHHHPTRALGDLTGVKKHYCRKHGEKKWKCDKCSKKYAVQSDWKAHSKTCGSREYKCDCGTIFSRRDSFVTHRAFCDALAQENHKLSQPLMATMASSLQGHVPGLTMPVQLTDTDHLMPGYMAGGTLSAFLNRPSTSNVRSPMGFDGLIEAQMSRPMAHVSATALLQEAEQVGGGGIAHGMMQNGGLGSVMARPDSATGTRPCIPFKAHELSYQMVGVGGARSGDQFWEADGSLKHTVDFLGVRGERRLQLQQQQQQFGGVGHGERIESLHPLQQQMGHGGSRAED; from the exons ATGTCAAACATCACAGGTGATGGAGGAAGCTTCTCATCTGGGACCAACACAGGAGAAGATGAGGTCCATAAGCAACGCCGTCTCTTCTATGGTTCACCGGCCGCCGCGGCGAACATCGATATCGCTGCTTCGCAGCTGCTGCCTGTGAAGAAGAAACGCAGCCTTCCGGGAACTCCAG ACCCGAACGCTGAGGTGATCGCGCTCTCGCCGACGACGCTGATGGCGACGAACCGATTCGTGTGCGAGATCTGCCACAAGGGGTTTCAGCGGGACCAGAACCTGCAGCTGCACCGCCGAGGCCACAACCTTCCATGGAAGCTGAGGCAGCGGAGCAGCGCGGAGACGAGGAAGAGGGTGTACGTCTGCCCTGAGCCCACATGCGTGCATCACCACCCCACCCGCGCTCTCGGTGATCTCACCGGCGTCAAGAAGCACTACTGCCGCAAGCACggcgagaagaagtggaagtgcgACAAGTGCTCCAAGAAGTACGCGGTGCAGTCGGACTGGAAGGCTCACTCCAAGACCTGTGGTAGCAGAGAGTACAAATGTGACTGTGGTACCATCTTCTCTAG GAGAGACAGCTTCGTCACCCACCGAGCCTTCTGCGATGCATTGGCTCAAGAGAACCACAAGCTTAGCCAGCCTCTGATGGCCACCATGGCTTCGAGCTTGCAGGGGCATGTCCCCGGTCTCACGATGCCCGTTCAGCTCACCGACACCGACCACCTCATGCCGGGTTACATGGCCGGCGGCACGCTATCTGCCTTCTTGAACCGTCCTTCCACCTCGAACGTGAGAAGCCCGATGGGCTTCGATGGGCTGATCGAGGCCCAGATGTCCAGGCCCATGGCTCACGTGTCCGCGACGGCGCTGCTGCAGGAGGCGGAGCAGGTCGGTGGCGGCGGCATCGCCCATGGCATGATGCAGAACGGTGGTCTGGGTTCCGTGATGGCCCGGCCGGACAGTGCCACCGGCACGAGGCCATGCATCCCATTTAAGGCCCACGAGCTGTCGTATCAGATGGTTGGAGTTGGCGGCGCCCGATCGGGCGATCAGTTCTGGGAAGCTGATGGATCCCTGAAGCACACCGTGGACTTCCTAGGAGTCCGGGGAGAGAGGAGGCtccagctgcagcagcagcagcagcagtttgGAGGAGTTGGTCATGGTGAGAGGATAGAGAGTCTGCATCCACTGCAGCAGCAGATGGGGCACGGAGGCAGTCGAGCGGAGGATTGA